A portion of the Luxibacter massiliensis genome contains these proteins:
- the grdD gene encoding glycine/sarcosine/betaine reductase complex component C subunit alpha gives MADKMEKMIAGVFMEMAEGLETGSFGKKPKIALTGMGSEHGEENALEAAAAAAKEGIDVYYIGILETEGVTTVKVADEEEGHKKMEELLTNHQVDGAVTMHYPFPIGVSTIGRVVTPAKGKEMYVASTTGTSSTDRIESMVKNAVYGVITAKACGNPNPTVGILNVDGARQTEIALKQLKDNGYGFTFAESGRADGGCVMRGNDVLQGSPDVLVCDSLTGNIMIKMLSSYTTGGSFEASGYGYGPGIGEGYDRLVMIISRASGAPVITGAIRYAAQLVRGRIFDVAEQEFKAADKAGLRTILEARKADKKSEVQASEEVAAPPKEVVTAQIAGIEIMDLDDGVKALWKIGVYAESGMGCTGPVILVSEGNLAKAEEELQKAGYING, from the coding sequence ATGGCAGATAAAATGGAGAAAATGATTGCCGGAGTCTTTATGGAAATGGCAGAAGGGCTGGAGACAGGAAGCTTTGGGAAAAAACCGAAGATTGCCCTCACCGGCATGGGCAGTGAGCACGGGGAAGAGAATGCTCTGGAAGCCGCAGCGGCTGCCGCAAAAGAGGGAATCGACGTATATTATATTGGCATACTGGAAACAGAGGGAGTGACAACTGTAAAAGTAGCTGATGAAGAAGAAGGCCATAAGAAAATGGAGGAGCTTCTGACGAACCATCAGGTGGACGGCGCTGTAACTATGCACTACCCATTTCCTATCGGAGTCTCAACAATCGGACGTGTTGTGACGCCTGCCAAGGGGAAGGAAATGTATGTCGCTTCTACAACAGGTACTTCCAGTACAGACCGCATTGAGAGCATGGTCAAGAATGCTGTATACGGTGTGATTACAGCTAAGGCATGCGGCAACCCGAATCCAACAGTGGGCATTCTGAATGTAGACGGGGCACGCCAGACAGAGATTGCCTTAAAGCAACTCAAGGATAATGGCTATGGATTTACATTTGCTGAGTCGGGAAGGGCAGACGGCGGCTGTGTTATGAGAGGGAACGATGTCCTGCAGGGTTCTCCCGATGTTCTTGTATGCGATTCTCTGACAGGGAATATTATGATAAAAATGCTCTCTTCCTACACCACAGGAGGAAGTTTTGAAGCATCTGGCTATGGCTATGGACCTGGAATCGGGGAAGGCTATGACAGACTTGTTATGATCATATCAAGGGCATCCGGAGCCCCAGTCATCACCGGTGCAATCCGCTACGCAGCACAGCTTGTAAGGGGACGCATCTTTGATGTGGCTGAGCAGGAGTTTAAGGCTGCTGATAAGGCAGGCCTGAGAACAATTCTGGAGGCCAGAAAAGCAGATAAGAAGAGCGAAGTACAGGCATCCGAGGAGGTTGCAGCGCCTCCTAAGGAGGTCGTAACTGCACAGATTGCAGGAATTGAGATTATGGATCTGGACGATGGCGTAAAGGCGCTCTGGAAAATAGGAGTATATGCTGAAAGCGGCATGGGGTGCACAGGCCCTGTTATCCTGGTATCTGAGGGGAATCTTGCAAAGGCAGAGGAGGAACTTCAGAAAGCAGGCTATATTAACGGCTAA
- the grdC gene encoding glycine/sarcosine/betaine reductase complex component C subunit beta, which produces MNSVIKGASYVLVHTPDMVLYNGTTQTTEKIVNPESDYLKAVPENLRTYEEAVSYWPNQTYIGNAHPDDLAKVEFPWYDKKKDGAERYGKYGEIMPEEEFLLLVQASDMFEVVKLESGFVAAHKEAFAKNPIISEDIVARIVDGCELSEIEKFVNEEHAEGLYYEGKLIGCVKAAHDIDTNLSAHVMHENLMSKASSVLALLYAIRNAGVAKEDIEYVVDCAEEACGDMNQRGGGNFAKAAAEVAGLTNASGSDARGFCAAPVHALIEAAALVKSGAYKTVAVTSGGCTAKLGMNGKDHIKKGLPILEDCLGGFAVIISENDGVNPEIDLSLLGRHSVGTGSAPQAVIGSLVADPLDRAGLKITDIDKFSPEMQNPDITKPAGAGDVPLANYKMIAALAVKRGELDRKELANFTTSHGLTGWAPTQGHIPSGVPYIGFACEDILAGKIKNAMIIGKGSLFLGRMTNLFDGVSFVIHGNTSSEESAAAGVSEEEVKKMIAKAMKEFAAALMAE; this is translated from the coding sequence ATGAATAGTGTAATCAAAGGAGCAAGCTATGTATTAGTGCACACTCCTGATATGGTTTTATATAATGGAACGACACAGACAACAGAAAAGATTGTAAACCCTGAATCTGACTATTTAAAGGCAGTTCCCGAAAATCTGCGTACATATGAGGAAGCAGTGTCCTACTGGCCTAATCAGACTTATATTGGGAATGCACATCCAGATGACCTGGCAAAGGTAGAATTTCCATGGTATGACAAGAAAAAAGATGGCGCAGAACGTTACGGGAAATACGGAGAGATCATGCCTGAGGAAGAGTTTTTACTTCTTGTACAGGCAAGCGATATGTTCGAGGTCGTAAAGCTGGAGAGCGGCTTTGTGGCAGCGCATAAAGAGGCATTTGCCAAAAACCCGATTATCTCAGAGGATATTGTAGCCAGAATTGTAGATGGATGTGAGCTTTCTGAGATTGAAAAGTTTGTAAATGAAGAACATGCAGAAGGCCTGTATTACGAAGGGAAGCTGATCGGATGTGTAAAAGCGGCCCATGACATAGATACAAATTTATCTGCACACGTTATGCATGAAAACCTGATGAGCAAGGCATCTAGCGTACTGGCGCTTTTGTATGCTATACGCAATGCAGGGGTAGCTAAAGAGGATATCGAGTATGTTGTCGACTGTGCAGAGGAGGCCTGCGGCGATATGAACCAGAGAGGCGGAGGCAACTTTGCCAAGGCAGCCGCAGAGGTGGCAGGATTGACCAACGCTTCCGGATCTGATGCAAGAGGCTTTTGTGCGGCGCCTGTACACGCACTGATCGAGGCCGCAGCCTTGGTAAAATCCGGTGCATATAAGACGGTAGCGGTGACATCCGGCGGCTGTACGGCGAAGCTAGGCATGAATGGCAAAGACCATATCAAGAAAGGACTTCCCATTCTGGAGGACTGCCTGGGTGGATTTGCAGTCATTATTTCTGAGAATGACGGAGTAAACCCGGAGATTGATTTAAGCCTTCTTGGACGCCATTCCGTAGGGACAGGGTCAGCGCCACAGGCTGTTATAGGCAGTCTTGTTGCAGATCCTCTTGACAGGGCAGGACTTAAAATTACTGATATTGATAAATTTTCACCTGAGATGCAGAATCCTGATATCACAAAGCCAGCAGGCGCAGGTGATGTACCGCTGGCCAATTATAAGATGATTGCGGCCCTGGCAGTTAAGCGCGGGGAGCTGGACAGAAAAGAATTGGCTAATTTTACCACCTCACATGGACTTACAGGATGGGCGCCTACACAAGGGCATATTCCTTCAGGAGTTCCCTATATTGGATTTGCCTGCGAAGATATTTTAGCAGGAAAGATTAAGAATGCTATGATCATCGGCAAGGGAAGCCTCTTCCTTGGCCGTATGACGAATCTGTTTGACGGCGTATCCTTTGTGATACACGGAAATACTTCATCCGAGGAGAGTGCAGCAGCAGGGGTATCGGAAGAAGAAGTTAAGAAAATGATAGCAAAAGCAATGAAAGAGTTTGCTGCCGCCCTGATGGCAGAGTAA
- the grdA gene encoding glycine/sarcosine/betaine reductase complex selenoprotein A, translated as MAVLKGKKAIIIGDRDGIPGPAIAECVKTAGAEIVFSSTECFVUTSAGAMDLENQKRVKEFADEYGPENLVVVLGAAEGEAAGLAAETVTAGDPTFAGPLTGVQLGLQVYHVCEPEMKEEFDEAVYDEQVSMMEMVLDVDDIISEMTSIREEYCKF; from the coding sequence ATGGCTGTTTTAAAAGGTAAAAAAGCAATCATTATAGGAGACCGTGATGGAATTCCGGGGCCGGCTATTGCAGAATGTGTAAAAACTGCTGGCGCTGAGATCGTATTTTCATCAACGGAATGTTTCGTCTGAACAAGCGCAGGCGCAATGGACTTAGAAAACCAGAAGAGGGTTAAAGAATTTGCTGACGAGTACGGCCCTGAGAACCTTGTAGTAGTTCTCGGTGCTGCAGAAGGCGAAGCTGCAGGCCTTGCAGCTGAGACTGTTACAGCAGGAGATCCTACTTTTGCAGGTCCATTGACAGGAGTCCAGCTTGGACTTCAAGTTTATCACGTATGCGAGCCAGAGATGAAGGAAGAGTTCGACGAAGCAGTTTATGATGAGCAAGTAAGCATGATGGAGATGGTTCTCGATGTAGATGATATTATCAGTGAGATGACATCCATCAGGGAAGAGTACTGCAAGTTCTAA
- the trxA gene encoding thioredoxin TrxA codes for MIDLDKTNFEEEVLKAEGYVFVDFYGDGCVPCQALMPKVHEFAETYGDKMKFTSLNTTKARRLAIAQKVLGLPVMAIYKDGEKIDEVVKDDATPESIEAMIKKYI; via the coding sequence ATGATTGATTTGGATAAGACAAATTTTGAAGAGGAAGTTCTGAAGGCAGAAGGGTATGTATTTGTTGATTTTTATGGGGACGGATGTGTGCCCTGCCAGGCTCTGATGCCAAAGGTACATGAGTTTGCAGAGACATACGGAGATAAGATGAAATTCACATCTCTGAATACAACAAAAGCACGCCGCCTTGCAATTGCACAGAAGGTTCTTGGCCTTCCAGTTATGGCTATTTACAAGGATGGGGAGAAAATTGATGAGGTAGTAAAAGATGATGCTACCCCTGAAAGTATTGAGGCGATGATTAAGAAATATATCTAA
- the trxB gene encoding thioredoxin-disulfide reductase yields MSELYDVIILGAGPAGLAAGLYAGRSRLSTLIIEKGQDGGQIAITDEIENYPGQELEGESGPSLIARMTKQAEKFGVERVSDTIKEVELEGKVKVLKSEKAEYQGKNVIIATGAHARPIGCKGEKEYAGKGVSYCATCDANFFEDFEVYVVGGGDSAVEEAMYLTKFARKVTIIHRRDELRAAKSIQEKAFANPKIEFFWDTVVEELYGEDILEGMIVKNVKTGETRKVEADPEDGMFGLFGFIGTVPNSGIFKGIIDMDERGYIKTDEDMHTNIPGVYAVGDVRIKSLRQVVTAAADGAIAAVQVERSMSDYF; encoded by the coding sequence ATGAGTGAGTTGTACGATGTGATTATCCTGGGTGCCGGACCAGCGGGCCTGGCAGCAGGACTATATGCTGGCAGAAGCCGCCTGTCCACTCTGATTATCGAAAAGGGACAGGACGGAGGACAAATTGCAATTACAGATGAGATTGAGAACTACCCGGGACAGGAGCTGGAAGGAGAGTCCGGCCCATCCCTTATAGCAAGGATGACAAAACAGGCTGAGAAGTTTGGTGTTGAGCGTGTGTCTGATACGATTAAAGAGGTGGAGCTGGAAGGTAAGGTTAAAGTTTTAAAGAGCGAAAAAGCTGAGTATCAGGGTAAAAATGTTATCATTGCCACAGGAGCCCATGCAAGGCCAATCGGCTGTAAGGGTGAAAAGGAGTATGCAGGAAAGGGCGTATCTTACTGCGCTACATGCGATGCAAATTTCTTTGAAGACTTTGAAGTCTACGTTGTCGGAGGCGGGGACTCTGCTGTGGAAGAAGCTATGTATCTGACCAAGTTTGCCAGAAAGGTTACAATTATCCACAGGAGAGATGAACTGAGGGCAGCTAAATCTATTCAGGAGAAAGCATTTGCTAATCCTAAGATTGAGTTTTTCTGGGACACAGTTGTGGAGGAACTTTACGGCGAAGACATTCTTGAAGGCATGATTGTAAAGAATGTAAAGACTGGAGAGACTAGAAAGGTTGAGGCAGACCCTGAGGATGGAATGTTCGGTTTATTTGGGTTTATTGGCACAGTGCCAAATTCAGGTATATTTAAGGGGATTATTGATATGGACGAGAGAGGCTATATCAAGACAGACGAAGATATGCATACGAATATTCCAGGTGTATATGCAGTTGGAGACGTCCGTATTAAGAGCTTAAGACAGGTAGTAACTGCAGCCGCTGACGGTGCAATAGCTGCCGTACAGGTAGAAAGAAGCATGTCCGATTACTTTTAA
- the grdB gene encoding glycine reductase complex selenoprotein B: MAVIKVVHYINQFFAQIGGEEKADYPAELRVGEIVGPGQAFTANFKGEAEIVATIVCGDSYFNENLEKAKADILAMVKEQAPDVFIAGPAFNAGRYGVACGTIAAAVQEELGIPAVTGMYEENPGADMFKNQVYMVATKNSAAGMRGAVGKMAPLAIKLAKGEAIGASVEEGYMPNGVRVNFFEAERGSKRAVNMLLKKLADKPYVTEYPMPAFDRVDPNPAVKDLAHAKIALVTSGGIVPKGNPDHIESSSASHYGEYDITGVTDLTEETYETAHGGYDPVYANEDADRVLPVDVLRDMEKEGVIGELHHLFYTTVGNGTSVASAKAFAAEFSQKLKADGVDAVILTSTUGTCTRCGATMVKEVERAGLPVVHICTVTPISMTVGANRIVPAIAIPYPLGNPSLNKDEEKVIRRGIVEKALKALTTEVDGQTIFE, translated from the coding sequence ATAGCTGTGATTAAAGTAGTTCATTACATCAACCAGTTCTTTGCACAGATTGGTGGAGAAGAGAAAGCAGATTACCCTGCAGAGCTGCGTGTCGGTGAGATAGTGGGACCAGGACAGGCATTTACTGCTAACTTTAAAGGGGAAGCAGAGATTGTTGCTACAATTGTGTGCGGAGATTCCTATTTTAATGAGAATCTGGAGAAAGCCAAGGCGGATATCCTTGCTATGGTTAAAGAGCAGGCTCCAGATGTATTTATAGCTGGCCCAGCATTCAATGCCGGGCGTTACGGCGTGGCATGCGGTACCATTGCTGCGGCAGTGCAGGAGGAGCTGGGGATTCCGGCTGTGACAGGCATGTACGAGGAGAACCCGGGAGCTGACATGTTCAAGAACCAGGTGTATATGGTTGCCACAAAGAACAGTGCTGCCGGCATGAGAGGCGCAGTCGGCAAGATGGCCCCTCTGGCAATTAAGCTGGCGAAAGGTGAGGCGATTGGCGCTTCTGTGGAAGAAGGGTATATGCCAAACGGAGTACGTGTGAATTTCTTTGAGGCAGAGAGAGGTTCTAAGAGAGCTGTCAATATGCTGCTGAAGAAACTGGCAGATAAGCCATATGTTACAGAATATCCAATGCCTGCATTCGACAGAGTAGATCCTAATCCTGCAGTGAAGGATCTCGCCCATGCGAAAATCGCCCTGGTGACATCAGGCGGTATTGTTCCTAAAGGAAATCCAGACCATATCGAGAGTTCCAGCGCTTCGCACTATGGCGAATACGATATTACAGGAGTTACTGACCTGACAGAGGAGACTTACGAGACAGCCCATGGCGGGTATGACCCAGTATATGCCAATGAAGATGCTGACCGTGTACTGCCTGTGGATGTGCTCAGGGATATGGAGAAGGAAGGAGTTATTGGGGAGCTGCACCATTTATTCTACACAACAGTAGGGAATGGTACTTCCGTTGCATCAGCTAAGGCGTTTGCCGCTGAGTTTTCTCAGAAGCTGAAAGCAGACGGGGTAGACGCGGTTATCCTCACCTCCACGTGAGGCACCTGTACTCGTTGCGGTGCAACGATGGTGAAAGAAGTGGAGAGGGCAGGGCTCCCTGTTGTACATATCTGTACTGTTACGCCTATTTCTATGACGGTAGGCGCCAACAGGATTGTTCCTGCGATTGCTATTCCATATCCGCTGGGAAATCCTTCTCTCAATAAAGATGAAGAAAAGGTGATCCGCCGCGGAATTGTTGAGAAAGCGCTGAAAGCCCTGACAACAGAGGTAGACGGCCAGACAATTTTTGAATAA
- a CDS encoding glycine/sarcosine/betaine reductase component B subunit yields MRLEMGHIHIRDIQFAPESKIEDGILYVSEEAVKALVLEDEKIKGVSLDIARPGESVRITPVKDVIEPRVKVEGRGGIFPGVISKVDTVGEGKTYALKGMAVVTAGRIVGFQEGIIDMTGPGADYTPFSKTLNLVMVCEPCDGIKPHDYEKAVRFAGFKAAAYIGELARELTPDETKVYETCSIKEGIEKYPDLPRVAYVQMLQSQGLLHDTYVYGVDAKQIVPAIMSPTEIMDGAIVSGNCVSACDKNPTYVHLNNPVVHDLFDQHGKTINFVCQIITNENVYLADKQRSSDWTAKLCRMLDLDGVIVSQEGFGNPDTDLIMNCKKIEAEGVKTVIITDEYAGRDGKSQSLADADVAADAVVTGGNANQTIILPKLDKVIGTLDYVTKIAGASEETLREDGSLEVELQVITGATNETGFNKLSAR; encoded by the coding sequence GTGAGATTAGAAATGGGACACATTCATATCAGAGACATTCAGTTCGCGCCAGAATCCAAAATTGAGGATGGAATACTTTATGTATCTGAGGAGGCCGTAAAGGCGCTGGTTCTTGAGGATGAGAAGATCAAGGGCGTATCACTTGACATTGCTAGACCGGGAGAATCTGTCAGGATTACACCGGTAAAGGACGTTATTGAACCGAGAGTTAAGGTAGAGGGAAGAGGAGGCATTTTCCCGGGCGTTATCTCTAAGGTTGACACAGTGGGAGAGGGAAAGACATATGCACTAAAGGGCATGGCCGTTGTAACTGCCGGGCGGATTGTAGGGTTCCAGGAAGGAATTATCGACATGACAGGCCCGGGTGCAGATTACACGCCATTTTCCAAAACCCTGAACCTGGTAATGGTGTGCGAACCCTGTGATGGGATTAAGCCTCATGACTATGAGAAAGCAGTGAGGTTTGCAGGCTTTAAGGCTGCTGCATATATTGGGGAACTGGCACGAGAACTGACGCCAGATGAGACAAAGGTGTATGAGACTTGTTCCATAAAGGAAGGTATTGAGAAATATCCTGACCTTCCCCGTGTCGCATATGTACAGATGCTGCAGAGCCAGGGACTTTTGCACGATACGTATGTATATGGCGTAGATGCAAAGCAGATTGTGCCCGCGATCATGAGTCCCACAGAGATTATGGACGGTGCGATTGTATCCGGCAACTGTGTGTCTGCATGTGACAAGAATCCTACATATGTACATCTGAATAACCCGGTTGTCCATGATTTGTTTGACCAGCATGGAAAGACAATCAACTTTGTATGTCAGATTATTACAAATGAGAATGTATACCTGGCAGACAAGCAGCGTTCTTCTGACTGGACGGCTAAACTGTGCAGGATGTTAGATTTAGACGGCGTCATCGTATCCCAGGAAGGATTTGGGAACCCGGATACAGACCTGATTATGAACTGTAAGAAGATCGAGGCGGAGGGTGTTAAGACTGTCATCATCACAGATGAGTACGCTGGACGCGACGGCAAATCCCAGTCCCTGGCAGATGCGGATGTGGCTGCAGATGCGGTAGTGACAGGCGGTAATGCAAACCAGACAATTATCCTGCCTAAGCTGGATAAGGTGATTGGCACATTAGATTATGTAACTAAGATTGCCGGTGCAAGTGAGGAGACACTCCGGGAGGATGGTTCCCTTGAAGTTGAGCTTCAGGTTATTACAGGCGCAACAAACGAAACCGGATTCAATAAACTGAGCGCAAGATAG
- a CDS encoding GrdX family protein produces MGKTNYIVITNNPLVQKKLGESVSIIYKEMSYEETLKEVRDRIHKGHRLLSHPLSGSVKPGETPYKSVIITAGTGRLDSRSLEIIEAAIQTCRKFESKQERYRPEVYEDFQMIDWTLLESGLASADAW; encoded by the coding sequence ATGGGTAAGACAAATTATATAGTGATCACGAATAATCCGCTGGTCCAGAAGAAGCTTGGAGAGTCAGTGAGTATCATTTATAAGGAAATGTCCTATGAGGAAACCTTAAAAGAAGTCAGAGACAGAATCCACAAAGGTCACCGGCTTTTATCACACCCTTTGTCAGGAAGTGTGAAACCAGGAGAGACGCCGTATAAGTCAGTCATCATAACAGCAGGGACAGGGCGGCTTGACAGCCGTTCTCTGGAAATCATTGAAGCGGCTATACAGACATGCCGGAAGTTTGAATCTAAACAGGAGAGGTACCGGCCCGAAGTATATGAGGATTTCCAGATGATTGACTGGACGCTGCTAGAGAGCGGATTGGCATCGGCAGACGCCTGGTAG
- a CDS encoding alpha-L-fucosidase, translating to MKDTKQQWFKDAKFGLFIHWGLYSLLAGEYKGKKTEHIAEWIMNYLDIPVEEYRKLADSFNPDSFDADEIVRRAKEEWGMKYIVFTTKHHEGFAMWDSKCSSYNVVKATPYGKDVLRQFRNACDKYGMRLCLYYSQAQDWDDPDGYIYGKDNSKKNFGRYLEDKCIPQIKELLTEYGEISVIWFDTPMDMTKEESQRLIDLVKSLQPNCIISGRIGNELGEYLSTGDNFIPRLPFDGDWEVPATLNDTWGYNKDDNNWKQPDDIIRLLLKIVSRGGNYLLNIGPDGQGRVPAVSCDILGKVGEYVTANAESIYGTKRMEIYPYDLEWAQLTSKDYKLFVHVLQPRVRVELLNVGNKVKRAYLVRDGRELEFCTRKICEGDSIIEVEFPEELRTQKNFAVCIELEEKDPIFEPIRG from the coding sequence ATGAAAGACACAAAACAACAATGGTTTAAAGATGCGAAATTTGGACTTTTTATTCACTGGGGACTGTATTCTCTTCTGGCAGGTGAATATAAGGGAAAGAAGACAGAGCATATTGCTGAATGGATTATGAATTATTTGGATATCCCAGTAGAAGAGTACAGAAAGCTTGCAGATTCCTTTAACCCGGATTCCTTCGACGCTGATGAGATCGTGAGGAGGGCCAAGGAAGAATGGGGGATGAAGTACATTGTATTTACTACAAAGCACCACGAAGGATTTGCTATGTGGGATTCTAAATGCAGCAGCTATAATGTAGTTAAAGCGACTCCCTATGGGAAAGACGTATTAAGGCAGTTCAGAAACGCATGTGATAAATATGGCATGAGGCTGTGCCTGTATTATTCCCAGGCCCAGGATTGGGACGACCCCGATGGATATATTTATGGGAAGGACAACAGTAAGAAGAATTTTGGACGCTATCTGGAGGACAAATGTATCCCTCAAATCAAAGAACTCCTTACAGAATATGGCGAAATTTCCGTTATTTGGTTTGACACTCCTATGGATATGACAAAGGAAGAGTCCCAGAGGCTGATTGACCTTGTGAAATCTTTGCAGCCAAACTGTATTATCAGCGGCCGCATCGGCAATGAGCTGGGCGAGTATCTTTCAACAGGAGACAATTTTATCCCCAGGCTGCCTTTTGATGGGGATTGGGAAGTTCCGGCAACTCTGAATGATACATGGGGATATAATAAGGACGATAACAATTGGAAACAGCCGGATGACATTATCCGCCTGCTATTGAAAATTGTAAGCAGAGGAGGAAACTATCTGCTGAATATTGGGCCTGACGGCCAGGGCAGGGTCCCGGCAGTCAGCTGTGACATTCTTGGCAAAGTGGGAGAATATGTCACTGCAAATGCGGAGTCCATCTATGGGACGAAGCGGATGGAAATATACCCATATGATTTAGAGTGGGCCCAGCTTACGTCTAAGGATTATAAATTATTTGTACATGTGCTGCAGCCCAGGGTCCGTGTTGAACTGCTCAATGTGGGCAATAAGGTGAAGAGGGCGTACCTGGTGCGAGACGGCCGGGAGCTGGAATTCTGTACAAGAAAAATCTGTGAGGGGGACAGTATAATAGAAGTAGAATTTCCAGAAGAGCTCAGGACCCAGAAGAACTTCGCAGTCTGCATTGAGCTGGAGGAGAAAGACCCTATATTTGAACCCATAAGGGGATAA
- a CDS encoding ABC transporter ATP-binding protein codes for MSEILLDVQHLSKHFTVEKGGPGKPDKLLKAVDDVSFSVMKGETFGLVGESGCGKTTIGKMLVDLYRPTGGSIKFEGQELCGLKRSERRRFCKDIQLIFQDPYASLNPRMTIGDIIAEPIAINKLLPSDKIEERVTYLLNRVGLANHQRNRYPHEFSGGQRQRVGIARALAVEPKLIVCDEPVSALDVSIQAQVLNLLDELQEELGLTYLFIAHGLNVVKHISDRVGVMYLGKVVEIASKKELYSNPLHPYTQALLSAAPSVGTKKKERIILEGDVPSPIDPPPGCRFCSRCFKKDESCEGYIPELKEVSPGHYVACRFFSE; via the coding sequence ATGAGTGAAATTCTGCTTGACGTACAGCATTTATCAAAGCACTTTACTGTTGAAAAGGGCGGCCCTGGAAAGCCGGACAAACTTTTAAAGGCTGTAGATGACGTCTCCTTTAGCGTCATGAAAGGGGAGACATTCGGCCTTGTGGGAGAGTCTGGATGTGGAAAAACAACAATTGGAAAAATGCTCGTAGATTTGTACCGCCCAACTGGCGGGAGTATCAAGTTTGAGGGACAGGAACTCTGTGGCCTCAAGCGCAGCGAGAGGCGGCGCTTCTGTAAGGACATACAGCTTATTTTTCAGGACCCCTATGCCTCTCTGAACCCCAGGATGACAATAGGGGATATTATTGCAGAGCCTATTGCCATCAACAAGCTGCTCCCTTCCGATAAAATAGAAGAAAGGGTGACGTACCTGTTAAACCGGGTTGGCCTGGCCAACCACCAGAGGAACCGTTACCCCCATGAGTTTTCGGGAGGGCAGAGGCAGCGGGTGGGAATTGCCAGGGCATTGGCAGTAGAACCTAAATTGATTGTCTGTGATGAGCCGGTTTCCGCCCTGGACGTGTCTATACAGGCCCAGGTGCTGAATTTGTTGGATGAGCTGCAGGAGGAGCTGGGGCTGACATATCTGTTTATTGCCCATGGATTAAATGTTGTAAAGCATATCAGCGACCGTGTGGGGGTGATGTATCTGGGGAAAGTGGTGGAGATTGCCTCTAAGAAAGAATTATATTCCAACCCCCTGCATCCCTATACGCAGGCACTTTTATCCGCAGCGCCTTCAGTAGGGACGAAGAAAAAAGAGAGGATCATACTGGAGGGGGATGTGCCAAGTCCAATTGACCCGCCGCCGGGGTGCAGATTTTGTTCCAGATGTTTCAAAAAAGATGAAAGCTGTGAGGGTTATATACCTGAGTTAAAAGAAGTTTCACCAGGGCATTATGTGGCATGCCGTTTCTTTAGTGAATAG
- a CDS encoding ABC transporter ATP-binding protein yields the protein MLLEVKNLETQFEMRKGIIKAVNDVSFSIDKGEVLAVVGESGSGKSVTSLSVMGLLQDPGKVVGGEVLFKGEDLLKKNKKEMQEIRGNHISMIFQEPMTSLNPVYRVKDQLTESIMLHMGLTKKEALERAVEMLKLVGIPSARERANDYPHQMSGGMRQRVMIAMALACNPELLIADEPTTALDVTIQAQILELLEEMRKKFNMAVLLITHDLGVVSETADRVVVMYCGKVMENAKVKELFDNPLHPYTNGLLKSLPRLEDDSEEPLYMIKGMVPNPLKMPSGCPFSDRCEKCMERCTKEMPEIRNIDGHEVRCFLYSDRKEGE from the coding sequence ATGTTATTAGAAGTAAAGAATCTGGAAACCCAGTTTGAAATGCGTAAAGGCATTATTAAAGCAGTAAATGATGTAAGTTTTTCCATCGACAAAGGAGAGGTGCTGGCGGTCGTAGGAGAGTCAGGATCGGGAAAGAGCGTAACCTCTTTGTCTGTCATGGGACTTTTGCAGGATCCCGGGAAGGTTGTGGGCGGGGAGGTTTTGTTTAAGGGCGAAGATTTACTGAAGAAAAATAAAAAAGAAATGCAGGAGATTAGAGGGAACCACATCTCTATGATCTTCCAGGAACCAATGACATCTTTGAATCCTGTTTACCGGGTGAAGGATCAATTGACAGAAAGTATTATGTTACATATGGGCCTGACGAAAAAGGAGGCCCTGGAGCGTGCTGTTGAAATGCTCAAGCTGGTGGGAATACCGTCTGCCAGGGAACGTGCCAATGATTATCCCCATCAGATGAGCGGGGGAATGCGCCAGCGTGTTATGATTGCCATGGCTCTCGCCTGTAATCCGGAACTACTGATTGCCGACGAGCCTACGACTGCCCTGGATGTGACAATACAGGCACAGATCCTGGAACTTTTAGAGGAAATGAGGAAGAAGTTCAATATGGCGGTGCTGCTGATCACCCATGACTTAGGGGTGGTGTCCGAGACTGCGGACAGAGTGGTTGTCATGTATTGCGGAAAAGTGATGGAGAATGCAAAGGTAAAGGAACTTTTCGATAATCCGCTGCATCCCTATACAAATGGACTGCTTAAGTCCCTGCCCAGGCTGGAGGATGATTCCGAGGAACCTTTGTATATGATCAAAGGGATGGTACCTAATCCTCTGAAAATGCCTTCAGGATGTCCCTTTTCCGACAGATGTGAGAAATGTATGGAGCGCTGTACGAAGGAAATGCCGGAAATCAGGAATATAGACGGGCATGAGGTGAGGTGTTTCCTCTATTCGGATAGAAAGGAGGGGGAATAA